TCGGGCCGGCCTCTTTCTCCGATATGGTCTCACCGATCGGTTGGAGCTTGGCGCAGAGATTCCAGGCTATCATCGGTACCGGGGCTTCATGGAGGGGGCGATCATCGGGGTGGAACGGGGCACGACCGGCGTGGCGCCGCCGCGCAAGGCCTTGCGGGAGACCGGGTACGCCTTCAATATTTCAAATAGATCCCGCACGTTGTTTCAAGGAAACGAAGGCGCGACGGGATTGGGAGACATCTCGTTCTACGGCAAATACCAGATTCTCAAAGAAACCTCGAGCCTTCCGGCCCTGTCGGTTCGGGTCGGGGTCAAGGCTCCGACCGGAGACACCGGCGAAGTGTTCGGCAGCGGGCATCCTGACGCCGGTATCGGCCTAGCGCTGGATAAGAAGTTCGCCGATAACTGGATCCTGTACGCGAATCTCAACGGGGTGTTTCCCACGGGACGGATTGCCGGGTTGGGACTCCAGCCGGTGGTGAGCGGGTTGGTCGCCGTGGAATATCTCTGGACGGAGAACTTTTCCATCACGGCCCAATTCGATTATTATTCCCCGCCGTTTCACGGGACAGGCACGCGCGTCCTGGATAAGGGCGTGACGGAGTCGGTGCTGGGGGTGAGTTATCGAATCCTTCCCGGTCTGCTCTGGCAGCTCTATGGAGTGGAGAATCTGGATTTCATCACCGGGAGCGCGGCGGACTTTACCCTCTCCACCGTCCTCACCTACCGGTTCCGGTCGTAGTCGGGAGGGCGAAGTTTTTGGTGCGAGGGAAGGCGAAATCTTGACACAGGCAGTGCCATATGTGAGGATGAGCCGATTATACGAAACTTCTTCGCTGCTTCGTCGCGACCTTCTCTATACGGCTTGTTCCCACTGAATGAATACCTGCGTCCAATTGTCATCATTTGACAAGGAGATTGTGCAATGTCTCTGCTGAAAAATATCCACAGTCCCGCTGATTTGAAACGCCTCTCCCCTGAGCAGTTTCCGGAACTGTGCCAGGAGATCCGTGAGCAGATCCTTACGGTGGTTTCGAATGTCGGGGGGCACCTGGCCTCCAATCTGGGTGTGGTGGAGCTGACGGTCGCGCTGCAATATCTC
The sequence above is a segment of the Nitrospira sp. genome. Coding sequences within it:
- a CDS encoding DUF3187 family protein — translated: MPLSERPGLLLRYTIHCFCLLALLSVLPPAAGAEGFGPFPVRNFQALDQLVLAMPGERATVLRKGDFDVRLEAANTASIARDSEAQAEVAMKFETLRAGLFLRYGLTDRLELGAEIPGYHRYRGFMEGAIIGVERGTTGVAPPRKALRETGYAFNISNRSRTLFQGNEGATGLGDISFYGKYQILKETSSLPALSVRVGVKAPTGDTGEVFGSGHPDAGIGLALDKKFADNWILYANLNGVFPTGRIAGLGLQPVVSGLVAVEYLWTENFSITAQFDYYSPPFHGTGTRVLDKGVTESVLGVSYRILPGLLWQLYGVENLDFITGSAADFTLSTVLTYRFRS